In Candidatus Thiodictyon syntrophicum, the sequence TGTGCGTGGATTCAGGCCGGCCGGGAGCGCGGGTGTTGTCGGCCGCCCTCGCCCGCGGCGTCATCCAGCCGCAGGCGCTGGCGCCCGGTGCCGAGGCGGAACTGGCTCGCCTCTGCCTGTCGCTGGACGCCGGCGAGGCCTCTGCGATCCTGCTGGCCGAGCAGACCGACTGCCGCTTCTTGCTGATCGACGAGCGTCGCGGGCGGGACGTCGCCCGGCGCCGTGGGCTCCCGGTGGTCGGTCTGGCCGGGGTGCTGCTGGCCGCCAAGCGCTCCGGTCTGTTGGAGTCCGTCGGGCCCCTGTTGGCCGACCTGTCGCATCAGGGATATCGGCTTGCGGATGCGCTGGTCGCGGAGGTCTTGCGGCTGGCCGGAGAGGCGGATCGCAGCAGCTAAATCGGAGGCACGCGGCGGCGCCTCAGCCGCCCAATCACCTCCCCAACCGCAACGACACCCCCTTGTTCACAATCAACTCCACCGCCCGCCCCGCATCGACCTCCAGCACCGGAAAGATCTGCTCCGCCATTTCCATGTAATAGTCGGCCAACCGGTCCATGGCCCCGCCGACCCCACCTGCCGCCCCTGCCGCCGCGGCCTGGGGGGTGAACATCGACTGGTACTGCAGTTGGCTCCCGCCGGTACTGATCGGGATGCTCGGGACTGGGTGAAGACCTTGGCGAAGGAGGTCAGGAACCCGGCCTGCAGGGCCTTGGCGAGCAGCGCGCCGTGCTTGCTCACCAGGCGACCGCGCACCCGAC encodes:
- a CDS encoding DUF3368 domain-containing protein, which encodes MNQVVVADAGPLIALARIDRLSLLASLYESVQVPETVLVELCVDSGRPGARVLSAALARGVIQPQALAPGAEAELARLCLSLDAGEASAILLAEQTDCRFLLIDERRGRDVARRRGLPVVGLAGVLLAAKRSGLLESVGPLLADLSHQGYRLADALVAEVLRLAGEADRSS
- a CDS encoding TrbI/VirB10 family protein translates to MFTPQAAAAGAAGGVGGAMDRLADYYMEMAEQIFPVLEVDAGRAVELIVNKGVSLRLGR